Proteins co-encoded in one uncultured Draconibacterium sp. genomic window:
- a CDS encoding TetR/AcrR family transcriptional regulator yields the protein MTNLKKDNTEEKILSAAQNVFIRKGMDGARMQEIADEAGINKALLHYYFRSKQKLFEAIFKSVFGKIMPNIMLMVNSDRPVEEKLGAFIENYIDILMKNPFLPAFILKEIHRDPEFLAGMIKESGINPQQIIAMFKKEMDNGKIRRMDPRDLIINIISLSVFPVAGKPLLSEMFFEQDKTSYNEFIERRKITVKEFVLNSILIK from the coding sequence ATGACAAACTTAAAAAAAGACAATACCGAGGAAAAGATACTAAGTGCCGCACAGAATGTTTTTATTCGGAAAGGAATGGATGGAGCCCGCATGCAGGAAATTGCCGACGAAGCCGGTATTAACAAAGCCTTGCTTCACTATTATTTCAGATCGAAACAGAAACTTTTCGAAGCCATTTTCAAAAGTGTTTTCGGGAAAATTATGCCCAACATTATGCTCATGGTTAATTCCGATAGACCTGTTGAAGAAAAGCTTGGCGCCTTTATCGAAAACTACATCGATATTTTAATGAAAAATCCCTTCCTACCAGCATTCATTTTAAAAGAAATACATCGCGATCCTGAATTTTTGGCAGGGATGATAAAAGAAAGCGGAATAAACCCCCAACAAATCATCGCTATGTTTAAGAAGGAAATGGACAACGGAAAAATCAGAAGAATGGATCCGCGCGATCTCATCATTAATATTATAAGCCTAAGTGTTTTCCCAGTTGCAGGGAAACCTCTTCTCTCGGAAATGTTTTTTGAACAAGACAAGACGAGCTATAACGAATTTATTGAGAGAAGAAAAATAACCGTAAAGGAGTTTGTCCTTAACTCAATCCTAATAAAATGA
- a CDS encoding DUF1080 domain-containing protein yields MKTTYKFILAALVACTVVLSACNSKPKTQQSAEKSGEEWIQLFNGKDLNDWQVKFKGEVLGENYKNTFRVEDGLLRVSFDNREEWNGKFGHLFYKDEFSHYLLRVEYRFIGEQAKNGPSWAFRNNGLMIHGQSAESMELDQDFPTSIEVQLLGGVTGQGERPTMNLCTPGTNVVINGELWEEHCTDSKSKTQFDDAWVNVEVEVHGGKVIRHFVDGEEVLSYEQPQLDPRDPNFDKLLPPDGNKLITEGTISIQAESHGTDFRKIELLVLDE; encoded by the coding sequence ATGAAAACTACTTATAAATTTATTCTGGCGGCTTTAGTGGCCTGTACAGTAGTTCTGTCGGCATGTAACTCTAAACCTAAAACTCAGCAATCAGCTGAAAAATCGGGTGAGGAGTGGATTCAACTTTTCAACGGAAAAGATTTGAACGACTGGCAGGTAAAATTTAAAGGAGAGGTGCTTGGCGAAAATTATAAGAACACGTTTAGAGTAGAGGATGGTTTGCTGCGGGTGTCGTTTGATAACAGGGAAGAGTGGAATGGTAAATTCGGGCATTTGTTTTACAAGGATGAATTTTCGCATTATCTTTTGCGGGTTGAGTACCGGTTTATTGGAGAACAGGCAAAAAACGGACCTAGCTGGGCATTTCGAAATAATGGTTTAATGATTCACGGGCAAAGTGCGGAGTCCATGGAATTAGATCAGGATTTTCCGACATCAATTGAAGTACAGTTGTTGGGTGGTGTTACCGGACAAGGCGAACGACCTACCATGAACCTTTGTACACCCGGGACCAATGTGGTTATTAACGGTGAATTATGGGAGGAACATTGTACTGATTCAAAATCGAAAACACAATTTGATGATGCGTGGGTAAATGTAGAGGTGGAAGTACATGGCGGAAAGGTTATCCGGCATTTTGTTGATGGAGAAGAAGTGCTGAGCTACGAACAACCACAACTGGATCCGCGTGACCCGAATTTCGACAAGTTATTGCCGCCCGATGGCAATAAACTAATTACCGAAGGAACGATATCCATTCAGGCTGAAAGTCATGGTACTGATTTCAGGAAAATAGAATTGTTGGTTTTAGATGAGTAA
- a CDS encoding DMT family transporter, translating into MRNLFRTTTFLAIVACLLWSTAFAGVKIGLEYHSPFQFAGIRFTISGLLMFLYFGKPKRYFSELKHNLKFILLLSVVQIFAQYALFYSGINLLPGSLSAMIVGSQPLFIALVAHFSFNNDKMTPLKTFSILIGVAGIAIITLGRSKVEMSGYLEYIGIAILLVNNIVSGYSNVLVVKHSGKISPVVLSSTSLIIGGLMLSIVSIPVEGIHLGPFPPKYWYALAWLSFLSAAAITIWYSLLKRPGIKVSLLNVWKFLIPVSGAALSWVLLSNEKPDLPSIIGMMVIAVSLLSLNYANRREQKLAIKKEQQ; encoded by the coding sequence ATGAGAAATCTTTTCCGAACAACAACATTCCTGGCAATTGTTGCCTGCCTTTTATGGTCGACCGCCTTTGCGGGAGTAAAAATCGGGCTGGAGTATCACAGTCCATTCCAGTTTGCAGGTATCCGCTTTACCATTTCCGGTCTTCTTATGTTTTTGTATTTCGGAAAACCAAAACGTTATTTTTCAGAGTTAAAACACAACCTGAAATTTATTTTATTGCTCTCAGTAGTACAGATATTTGCACAATATGCGCTGTTTTACAGTGGTATAAATTTACTTCCCGGTTCCTTATCGGCTATGATCGTGGGATCGCAACCGCTTTTTATAGCATTGGTAGCTCACTTCTCGTTTAACAACGACAAAATGACTCCACTAAAAACATTCAGCATATTAATTGGGGTTGCCGGTATTGCAATCATTACACTTGGCCGCTCGAAAGTTGAGATGAGTGGCTACCTGGAATATATTGGCATTGCCATATTACTGGTTAATAATATTGTATCGGGGTATTCCAATGTGCTCGTGGTGAAACACTCAGGTAAAATTTCGCCGGTTGTTTTAAGTTCTACTTCACTTATTATTGGTGGCTTAATGCTATCCATTGTTTCTATTCCTGTTGAAGGTATTCACCTAGGGCCATTTCCACCAAAATACTGGTATGCATTGGCCTGGCTAAGCTTTTTATCGGCAGCCGCTATTACCATTTGGTATTCGTTGCTGAAACGACCTGGCATAAAAGTTTCGTTATTAAATGTATGGAAATTTCTGATTCCCGTTTCAGGTGCAGCACTCAGCTGGGTTTTATTGAGTAACGAAAAACCGGATCTTCCATCAATTATTGGAATGATGGTTATTGCCGTATCGCTGCTTAGCCTGAATTATGCCAACCGCAGAGAACAAAAACTGGCCATAAAAAAAGAACAGCAATAG
- a CDS encoding HlyD family efflux transporter periplasmic adaptor subunit, protein MKKILYIISLPFLLMACQTNNDTADAYGNFEAEAVIVSAETPGKILELNIDKGDKIEAGYSTALIDTVQLHLQLLQLDAQQTAVAAKRQSIQSQIAVFQEQKTNLKINEERIQKMLKDGAATQKQLDDIQGQISVIDKQIDNTKTQFTLINKEQEVLETQKASVSDKLNRCNIKSPVSGTILETYAEQGELTTAGKALFKIADISELELKVYVSGAQLPHVKLGQQLDVLVDKNSTENQHFSGTITWISSEAEFTPKIIQTKEERVKLVYAVKVTVKNDGTLKIGMPGEVRWN, encoded by the coding sequence ATGAAAAAGATACTTTACATCATCTCTTTACCATTTCTTTTAATGGCCTGCCAGACGAATAACGACACGGCTGATGCTTATGGCAATTTTGAGGCAGAAGCGGTTATTGTTTCGGCAGAAACTCCGGGAAAGATCCTTGAATTAAATATTGACAAAGGAGATAAAATTGAAGCCGGTTATTCAACTGCACTTATAGACACGGTGCAACTGCACCTGCAACTTTTGCAATTGGATGCCCAACAAACTGCCGTTGCGGCCAAACGCCAATCCATTCAGTCGCAAATCGCCGTGTTCCAAGAGCAAAAAACAAACCTTAAGATCAACGAAGAACGCATCCAAAAAATGTTAAAAGACGGAGCTGCTACACAAAAACAGCTCGACGACATTCAGGGACAGATTAGTGTAATTGACAAACAGATTGACAATACAAAAACGCAGTTTACACTTATTAATAAAGAACAGGAAGTATTGGAAACACAAAAAGCTTCGGTAAGTGATAAGTTAAACCGTTGCAACATAAAATCGCCGGTTTCGGGAACCATACTGGAAACCTACGCCGAACAAGGAGAATTAACAACTGCCGGAAAAGCGCTTTTTAAAATTGCCGACATCAGCGAACTGGAACTAAAAGTTTATGTAAGTGGCGCCCAGCTTCCACATGTTAAACTGGGTCAGCAACTTGACGTTTTGGTCGATAAGAATTCCACTGAAAACCAACATTTTTCAGGAACTATTACCTGGATTTCGTCGGAAGCAGAATTTACGCCAAAAATTATCCAAACCAAAGAGGAACGTGTAAAACTGGTTTATGCTGTAAAAGTAACAGTTAAGAATGACGGAACGTTGAAAATTGGGATGCCCGGTGAAGTTCGCTGGAACTAA
- a CDS encoding ABC transporter ATP-binding protein, which produces MIRINNITKSYKETMALSGINLHVDEGELFGLIGPDGAGKTTLIRILMTLLLPDSGEAELDGLDVVKNYKKIRKMVGYMPGRFSLYQDLSVEENLNFFATVFGTTVKENYDLIRDIYFQIEPFKTRRAGKLSGGMKQKLALSCALIHKPKILVLDEPTTGVDAVSRKEFWEMLKNLQKKGITIFVSTPYMDEADLCDRVALIQNGQILDIDSPQRITEKFPRKIIQIGAQNMYKLISDLRAYEKAEAVYAFGQYAHFTGINDEVETNELDNYLQNLGHENILAEEIPAGIEDVFMSLMENISK; this is translated from the coding sequence ATGATTAGAATTAACAACATAACAAAGTCGTACAAAGAAACCATGGCGCTGTCGGGTATAAACCTGCACGTTGATGAAGGCGAACTTTTTGGATTGATCGGTCCTGATGGAGCAGGAAAAACTACCTTGATACGAATTTTGATGACACTGCTTTTACCGGATTCAGGGGAGGCAGAATTAGACGGTCTTGATGTAGTAAAAAATTACAAGAAAATCCGCAAAATGGTTGGTTATATGCCGGGGCGTTTTTCGCTGTATCAAGACCTCAGTGTAGAAGAAAACCTAAACTTTTTTGCAACCGTTTTTGGCACAACAGTAAAAGAAAATTACGACCTGATTCGCGACATTTATTTCCAGATTGAACCATTCAAAACACGCCGTGCCGGAAAACTATCGGGCGGAATGAAACAAAAACTGGCGCTTTCGTGTGCTTTAATTCATAAACCCAAAATACTGGTGCTCGACGAACCAACAACGGGCGTGGATGCTGTTTCGAGAAAGGAGTTTTGGGAAATGCTCAAAAACCTGCAGAAAAAGGGAATCACAATTTTTGTTTCAACACCTTACATGGACGAAGCAGATCTTTGCGACCGGGTGGCACTAATCCAAAACGGACAGATTCTCGACATTGATTCGCCACAACGAATAACTGAAAAATTTCCACGAAAGATTATTCAGATAGGTGCCCAAAACATGTACAAACTTATCAGCGATTTACGGGCTTACGAAAAAGCTGAAGCCGTTTATGCTTTTGGTCAGTATGCCCATTTTACAGGAATAAATGATGAAGTAGAAACCAACGAACTCGATAATTATCTGCAAAATCTTGGTCATGAGAATATATTGGCAGAAGAAATTCCGGCCGGGATTGAAGATGTATTTATGAGTTTAATGGAAAACATCTCGAAGTAA
- a CDS encoding MaoC family dehydratase — MEKRIINNYEEFEALLGQVIGVSDYVQITQDQIDKFADATLDYQWIHTDSERAAKESPFKTTIAHGYLSLSMLTYLWYNVVDVRNVKMIVNYGIESLRFQQPVKVNDKIRATVSLNDIKNLRGIAKIQVKIVVDIEGERKPAYDCLVNFLYHFE; from the coding sequence ATGGAAAAACGAATTATCAACAACTACGAAGAGTTTGAAGCCCTTTTGGGGCAGGTTATTGGAGTTTCGGATTATGTTCAGATCACTCAGGATCAGATAGATAAATTTGCAGATGCCACGCTTGATTACCAGTGGATACATACCGATTCGGAGCGTGCAGCCAAGGAGTCGCCGTTTAAAACAACCATCGCACACGGTTATTTGTCGCTTTCTATGCTAACTTATCTGTGGTACAATGTTGTTGATGTGAGAAATGTAAAGATGATCGTGAATTACGGTATTGAGAGTTTGCGTTTCCAGCAGCCGGTAAAAGTAAACGATAAAATAAGGGCAACGGTATCGTTAAATGATATTAAAAACCTACGTGGAATTGCTAAAATTCAGGTGAAAATTGTAGTTGATATCGAAGGAGAGCGGAAACCTGCCTACGATTGTTTGGTAAATTTCCTTTACCATTTCGAATAG
- a CDS encoding TolC family protein — MRKILILLLFPVQLAVAQNNIQLDSCYVWARQNYPNLKQSELWKEINSLSIRNHETNYLPQVTLNGQISYQSAVTEVPISLPGVSIPKMAKEKYNTYAELQQTIWDGGLTKTNKTLETAILKSNLSQLEVELYKLNEQVAQAFFTTLVVDKQKEVILAQVKTLEEQLSRVESGIRNGVTEPSAAMVLKAERINLEQNIVELDAAKSASRQMLELLTGKQLDENGTFTYQTSFSFHSELLRPELQLLGNQRKRLAVQSDLLTKTRNPKLFGFGQLGYGKPGLNMLLNEFKGYYLFGVGVSWNAFDWKQTSRKQQILHLQQEMLQSQEATFIQNINLLLIQQKEQIGKLEHLITNDKNLVELRAEITKATASKLENETITTSDYVQELQAETVAKLKQELHKIQLNEAREKYVLIKGKTLPGITTQN, encoded by the coding sequence ATGAGAAAGATCCTGATTCTATTGCTATTTCCGGTTCAGTTGGCAGTTGCTCAAAATAACATTCAATTAGATAGTTGTTATGTATGGGCACGACAAAACTATCCCAATCTGAAGCAGTCGGAACTATGGAAAGAGATCAATTCACTTTCCATACGAAACCACGAAACCAATTACCTGCCGCAGGTTACACTGAATGGCCAGATAAGTTATCAATCGGCAGTAACTGAAGTTCCCATTTCTTTACCGGGTGTCAGTATTCCCAAAATGGCGAAAGAAAAATACAATACTTACGCCGAGCTGCAACAAACTATTTGGGACGGTGGGCTTACCAAAACAAATAAAACCCTTGAAACAGCTATTTTGAAAAGTAATCTCAGCCAGCTTGAAGTTGAACTCTACAAACTGAATGAGCAAGTTGCACAGGCCTTCTTCACCACTTTAGTGGTCGATAAGCAAAAAGAAGTGATTCTCGCACAGGTAAAAACCCTTGAAGAACAGCTGAGTCGCGTAGAATCGGGTATTCGCAACGGAGTAACCGAACCTTCGGCAGCAATGGTTCTAAAAGCTGAACGCATAAACCTTGAGCAAAATATTGTAGAGCTTGATGCAGCAAAAAGTGCATCGCGCCAAATGCTTGAATTACTTACCGGCAAGCAGTTAGATGAAAATGGCACATTCACTTATCAAACCAGCTTTTCATTCCATTCAGAGTTGCTACGTCCGGAATTACAATTGCTGGGCAATCAGCGCAAGCGACTAGCTGTTCAAAGCGATCTGCTTACGAAAACGAGAAACCCTAAACTTTTCGGTTTTGGCCAGTTGGGTTATGGCAAACCGGGATTGAACATGTTGCTCAACGAATTTAAAGGTTATTACCTTTTTGGGGTGGGCGTTTCGTGGAATGCCTTCGATTGGAAACAAACTTCGAGAAAACAACAGATATTACATCTTCAGCAAGAAATGCTTCAAAGCCAGGAAGCCACATTTATACAAAATATCAACCTTTTACTTATTCAACAAAAAGAGCAGATCGGGAAACTGGAACACTTAATTACTAACGATAAAAATCTGGTAGAACTGCGTGCCGAAATTACCAAAGCGACCGCCTCAAAATTGGAGAACGAAACAATTACTACGTCCGACTATGTTCAGGAATTACAAGCTGAAACCGTAGCAAAACTAAAACAGGAACTGCACAAAATTCAACTCAACGAAGCCAGAGAGAAATATGTCCTCATCAAAGGGAAAACCCTACCGGGAATAACAACACAGAACTAA